One segment of Physeter macrocephalus isolate SW-GA chromosome 3, ASM283717v5, whole genome shotgun sequence DNA contains the following:
- the RNF223 gene encoding RING finger protein 223, protein MSSDLQLWHTAMPPAGRSSPPATAPRSPGSPGSEEAASPLECSVCFSGYDNIFKTPKELSCTHVFCLECLARMAATQPAGRPGGEAVPCPLCRQPTAVPAAGAPALHTSRQLQARMPAHLRREEPVWLEGTKLCCRPPPSAPGPAAPGFVCVDVGPSKPATPVAPGVGPARRQGCLARCWARCRGWRRTALVVVLLLVLFCVVLWPVHCALRTGSLHCLPRPAPAAATATTTVSLGSVADN, encoded by the coding sequence ATGTCGTCAGACctgcagttgtggcacacggccatGCCGCCTGCCGGCAGGAGCAGCCCCCCAGCCACCGCGCCCAGGTCCCCCGGCAGCCCCGGATCCGAGGAAGCGGCCTCCCCTCTGGAGTGCTCTGTCTGCTTCTCGGGCTACGACAACATCTTCAAGACACCCAAGGAGCTCTCCTGCACCCATGTCTTCTGCCTGGAGTGCCTCGCACGGATGGCAGCCACCCAGCCCGCAGGCCGGCCGGGTGGCGAGGCCGTGCCCTGTCCGCTATGCCGGCAGCCCACGGCCGTGCCCGCTGCCGGGGCCCCTGCGCTGCACACCAGCCGCCAGCTGCAGGCTCGGATGCCAGCACACCTGCGGCGGGAGGAGCCCGTGTGGCTGGAGGGCACCAAGCTGTGCTGCCGCCCGCCGCCCTCTGCGCCTGGCCCTGCGGCGCCCGGCTTCGTGTGTGTGGACGTGGGCCCGAGCAAGCCCGCCACGCCCGTGGCGCCCGGGGTGGGCCCTGCCCGCCGTCAGGGCTGCCTGGCCCGCTGCTGGGCGCGCTGCAGGGGCTGGAGGCGCACGGCGCTCGTCGTGGTGCTGCTGCTTGTGCTTTTCTGCGTGGTGCTCTGGCCCGTGCACTGCGCGCTCAGGACCGGGAGCCTGCACTGCCTCCCCCGGCCGGCCCCCGCCGCCGCCACGGCCACCACCACCGTCTCGCTTGGGTCCGTGGCTGACAACTAG